CTTCCTAGAGTTCTTTATTCCTGGCATGAGTAAATTCAAATACCATCAGGAATTCTCTTTTATAATGGATTTTTTTCTGTTATTGGTACTAACAGGCGTCGTTTTAGCCTTTTCGAAGCGCTTCGTTTCAAAGAAATTTAGTATTGCCAAAAAGCCAAAGCTAACGGTTATTGATAAAATTGGTCTTTACTCGCTTTGGTTGATATTCCCCCTACGATTCTTAGCAGAGAGCATCAACTCCGGAATTCACGAAACTGGAGGCTTCATCACCCAACCAATGGGAGAATTACTTTACAATGCGGGGTTTGGAAAGAACAGTTCCTATGCTGCATGGTGGGCATACTCCATCTCTTTAGGCGTATTCTTTATTGCAGTACCCTTTACCCGCTACATGCATATTCTTACAGAACCATTTTTCATCTTTTTGCGAAATGCAGAAGTGGATTCCAGTAAATTTCAACAAACATTCAACCAAGTACAGGCAAAAAGTTGCTCAAAATGCGGAGTGTGCTTAAATGCTTGCCCATTAACAACTACAAATATCAGCGGCAACCCGCAACCTATATACCTGCTCAATGCTCTGAACCAAGGGACACTCTCTCCCGAAATGGTTGAGAACTGCCTAAACTGCCGACGCTGCGAAGAGAATTGCCCTGTAGGCATTACCATAGAGCCATTAAGAATATCGCTGAAGAAACAAGTCGAGCACAATGCCGATTTTAGCTACACCTCATTGGCAGAATATCCTAAGGCAAAAATTGGATACTTCTCGGGATGTATGGGCAAGCTAACACCAGCCACGACGAGCAGCCTAGGAAAAATAGCAGAGACTGCAGGAGACAAACTTGTTCACCTCGATAAAGATGGTGGTATTTGCTGCGGACGTCCTCAAAAGCTATCAGGGCAGCTAGAAGCGGCAGAAGAACTTGCAAAGAAAAACACCGCCCTTTTCAAAGAAAGCGGAGTTGAAATGATAGTTACATCGTGCCCGATATGCCTCAAAACATTTAAAGAGAATTACCAGCTGAGCATACCTGTAATTCATCATACAGAATACATTAAACGCCTAATAGAAAATGAAAAGATTGGCGTAAATAAATCAAGTGAAATAACGGTTTACCATGATCCTTGTGAACTCGCTCGTGGTTGTGGCATCACCAAGGAGCCTCGGTACATTCTAAAGAAAGCCTCTCA
This window of the uncultured Acetobacteroides sp. genome carries:
- a CDS encoding (Fe-S)-binding protein, which gives rise to MDKFNIFVLPFTIGLVFVVGAYIAQLIHWIRLIPKDERRKLKVLLASPVRFVKCCTEIAKESLLHINLFKTNLLLGFMHMSLAFGWFMLIVIGNLESKVFTASHLNPPYFPIFLEFFIPGMSKFKYHQEFSFIMDFFLLLVLTGVVLAFSKRFVSKKFSIAKKPKLTVIDKIGLYSLWLIFPLRFLAESINSGIHETGGFITQPMGELLYNAGFGKNSSYAAWWAYSISLGVFFIAVPFTRYMHILTEPFFIFLRNAEVDSSKFQQTFNQVQAKSCSKCGVCLNACPLTTTNISGNPQPIYLLNALNQGTLSPEMVENCLNCRRCEENCPVGITIEPLRISLKKQVEHNADFSYTSLAEYPKAKIGYFSGCMGKLTPATTSSLGKIAETAGDKLVHLDKDGGICCGRPQKLSGQLEAAEELAKKNTALFKESGVEMIVTSCPICLKTFKENYQLSIPVIHHTEYIKRLIENEKIGVNKSSEITVYHDPCELARGCGITKEPRYILKKASHFTELPKEIKGQCCGNTMAHNSLNYAQKDAIANITLCGIPSKASSLITSCPACSKAFKRSDSITVEDIAVFTARHMYKPEPVYEEQYYKTANKRTATT